In a single window of the Bos taurus isolate L1 Dominette 01449 registration number 42190680 breed Hereford chromosome 23, ARS-UCD2.0, whole genome shotgun sequence genome:
- the CLPS gene encoding colipase precursor, which translates to MEKVLILLLVALAVAYAVPDPRGIIINLDEGELCLNSAQCTSKCCHREDGLSLARCAPKASENSECSAFTLYGIYYKCPCERGLTCNVDKTIVGSITNTNFGVCLDLGRATE; encoded by the exons ATGGAGAAGGTCCTCATCCTTCTGCTCGTCGCCCTCGCGGTAGCCTATGCGGTTCCCGACCCCCGGGGAATCATAATCAACCTG GATGAGGGTGAGCTCTGCCTGAACAGCGCCCAGTGCACCAGCAAGTGCTGCCACCGGGAAGACGGCCTGAGCCTGGCCCGCTGCGCACCCAAGGCCAGCGAGAACAGCGAGTGCTCCGCCTTT ACACTCTATGGGATTTACTACAAGTGTCCCTGTGAGCGGGGCCTGACCTGCAACGTCGACAAAACCATCGTGGGCTCCATCACCAACACCAACTTTGGCGTCTGCCTTGATCTCGGACGTGCCACAGAGTAA
- the LOC107131713 gene encoding uncharacterized protein, whose product MEAQKWVTPSAGCGEEAEVREDDLGFSWGSLSRGCVRSARAGLPRVSCLPLNPPGSRACGRRPAPPPSSGEPQGTPPPSLVPAPPRSLHRARSFSTVASASGPAAEARAERPPHPLHKPAPGNSVHPPEPG is encoded by the coding sequence ATGGAAGCCCAGAAGTGGGTCACCCCCTCAGCCGGGTGTGGGGAGGAGGCTGAGGTCAGGGAGGATGACCTTGGCTTCTCCTGGGGAAGCTTGTCCAGGGGCTGTGTCCGCTCTGCTCGAGCCGGCCTGCCTCGGGTCTCCTGCCTCCCTTTAAACCCGCCGGGGTCCCGGGCCTGCGGGCgtcgccctgccccgcccccctccAGCGGAGAGCCCCAGGGAACTCCGCCCCCTTCGCTCGTCCCGGCTCCGCCCCGCTCCCTCCACCGCGCGCGCAGCTTCAGCACCGTGGCCAGCGCCTCGGGCCCCGCGGCAGAGGCGCGTGCCGAGCGGCCGCCCCACCCACTCCACAAGCCGGCGCCTGGGAACTCTGTTCACCCTCCGGAGCCGGGCTGA